Proteins from a genomic interval of Desulfovibrio piger:
- a CDS encoding DotI/IcmL/TraM family protein, whose protein sequence is MSIFTWIQKHQSRPPAQTMSESDAHASFSVHDATGVIGGLSWYRAQFYRVMKLALGLSVALAVSLGVIALLLLHRPTPRYFAATPDLRLAPMIPLNQPLLTQQGLLSWTADTIAGAMSLDFLEWRKKLEALRSHFDEDAYKSFLASLKTSGILEMIREKRLSASAVATRAPVIIASGLVGDTATWRIEFPLVVSYESSQGVESTQRLLATVLVRRASTAITPRGVVIQQIVLKRES, encoded by the coding sequence ATGAGCATCTTCACATGGATACAGAAACATCAATCCAGGCCCCCGGCGCAGACCATGAGCGAATCGGATGCTCATGCCTCTTTTTCTGTCCATGACGCAACAGGCGTCATTGGCGGTCTGAGCTGGTACAGAGCGCAGTTTTATCGCGTCATGAAGCTGGCACTGGGTTTATCCGTTGCGCTGGCCGTCAGTCTGGGAGTCATTGCGCTGCTCCTTCTGCATCGCCCGACGCCGCGTTATTTCGCGGCTACTCCCGATTTGCGGCTTGCTCCCATGATCCCGCTGAATCAGCCCCTGCTGACGCAGCAGGGCCTCCTTTCATGGACAGCGGATACCATTGCGGGGGCCATGTCTCTGGACTTTCTGGAATGGCGCAAGAAGCTGGAAGCCCTGCGGAGCCATTTCGATGAGGATGCCTATAAGTCCTTTCTCGCGTCTCTGAAAACTTCCGGCATTCTGGAGATGATCAGGGAGAAGCGCCTTTCCGCATCCGCTGTCGCCACGCGAGCGCCGGTCATTATCGCCTCCGGTCTGGTAGGAGATACGGCCACATGGCGTATCGAATTCCCTCTTGTTGTTTCCTACGAATCCAGCCAGGGCGTTGAAAGTACGCAACGCCTTCTTGCCACTGTTCTTGTGCGCCGGGCTTCCACGGCCATAACGCCGCGCGGCGTCGTTATCCAGCAGATCGTTCTGAAGAGGGAGTCGTGA
- a CDS encoding type II toxin-antitoxin system YafQ family toxin: MRNPVYSTQFRRDLKKVEQRGYDLEKLKVVMRILLNEEELPPEYKDHPLKGIWKKHRDLHIAPDWLLIYKIDGKDCIFSRTGTHADIFSM; the protein is encoded by the coding sequence ATGCGTAATCCTGTTTACTCGACGCAATTTCGCCGCGACTTGAAAAAAGTGGAGCAACGAGGATATGACCTTGAAAAGCTCAAGGTGGTCATGCGTATTTTGTTGAATGAAGAAGAATTGCCGCCGGAGTACAAGGATCATCCTCTGAAGGGTATCTGGAAGAAGCACAGAGATCTGCATATTGCTCCAGATTGGCTGTTGATTTATAAAATTGATGGAAAAGATTGTATTTTTTCCAGAACAGGGACTCATGCGGATATTTTTTCTATGTAA
- a CDS encoding tyrosine-type recombinase/integrase — protein sequence MALTDTALRAVKPGDKAQKLFDGKGLFMLVSPNGTKAWRFKYQFHGREKLISLGLYPTVSLKDARERAEQARKTLESGIDPSEQRKQEKVAYQNTFELVAMEWYEQQRDKWSEAYTKTNLCRMKRNLFPAIGSKPVNTISAPEVLAILRKIEARGTRDIAHCVRTICSCVFRYAIATGRAERDPAADLKGALAPRIRRNLPSQTTPEAVGNLLIALDNYPGTLVVRSALQLMALTFCRTGELRNAEWREIDFDDALWRIPAERMKMSRDHLIPLSRQSIAILRRMQNYSGNDVYVFPNYKTEKRSMSKSALLGAIRRIGFDTDEMCPHGFRSMASTMLNELGYNADWIERQLAHVPRNIIRGIYNRAEYLPERRKMMQEWADYLDELREKTRNSLGGV from the coding sequence ATGGCATTGACCGATACAGCCCTCAGAGCCGTAAAGCCCGGCGACAAGGCGCAAAAGTTGTTCGACGGCAAGGGACTTTTCATGCTCGTGTCCCCCAACGGCACAAAAGCATGGCGGTTCAAATACCAGTTTCACGGCAGGGAAAAACTCATTTCCCTTGGCCTGTACCCCACCGTCAGCCTGAAGGACGCCAGAGAACGCGCCGAACAGGCCCGCAAGACGCTTGAAAGCGGTATTGACCCGTCAGAACAGCGTAAACAGGAAAAAGTCGCCTACCAGAACACTTTTGAACTGGTTGCTATGGAATGGTATGAGCAACAGCGCGACAAATGGAGCGAAGCATACACCAAGACCAACCTTTGCCGCATGAAGCGCAATCTCTTCCCGGCCATAGGCTCAAAGCCCGTCAACACAATTTCCGCGCCGGAAGTATTGGCGATACTCCGAAAAATCGAAGCGCGGGGAACGAGGGACATAGCGCATTGTGTGCGTACAATCTGTTCGTGCGTTTTCCGCTACGCCATTGCTACCGGCCGCGCCGAGCGCGACCCGGCGGCGGATCTGAAAGGCGCGCTTGCCCCGCGCATACGCCGAAACCTGCCTTCGCAGACCACGCCGGAAGCCGTGGGCAATTTGCTGATTGCCCTGGACAACTACCCCGGAACTCTTGTTGTGCGGAGCGCCTTGCAACTTATGGCGCTCACGTTTTGCCGCACCGGCGAACTGCGCAACGCCGAATGGCGGGAAATTGATTTTGATGACGCTTTGTGGCGCATTCCGGCGGAACGCATGAAAATGTCCCGCGACCACCTGATACCCCTGAGCCGCCAGTCCATAGCGATACTGCGGAGAATGCAAAACTACTCCGGCAATGACGTTTATGTATTCCCCAACTACAAAACAGAAAAGCGGAGCATGAGCAAATCAGCCCTGCTTGGGGCAATACGGCGCATCGGCTTTGACACTGATGAAATGTGCCCGCACGGCTTCAGGTCTATGGCCTCCACCATGCTTAACGAGCTTGGCTATAACGCTGACTGGATAGAACGCCAGCTTGCGCACGTTCCAAGAAACATCATTCGCGGCATATACAACCGCGCCGAATATCTGCCTGAACGGCGGAAGATGATGCAGGAATGGGCCGACTACCTTGATGAATTACGCGAAAAAACGCGCAACAGTCTTGGTGGTGTATGA
- the msrA gene encoding peptide-methionine (S)-S-oxide reductase MsrA codes for MKKNILMLAAVILGSGFFGVSAQATEPLKDAYFAGGCFWGVEEYFSRIPGVLDVTSGYANGNTEKPTYREVCSGKTGYAEAVHVSYDPAKVSLETLTKQFFKIINPISVNKQGNDLGSQYRTGLYYADEADKPVLEKVWKEIQGKYSQPLAVELLPLKNYYPAEEYHQDYLKKNPGGYCHISFDSLKDIPASDRDSLDASNYSKPPAEELKKLLSPEQYNVTQKNGTERAFSGRYLDNEEPGIYVDVVTGEPLFSSADKFYSRCGWPSFTKPISPVVVTEHKDRSFGMLRTEVRSRVGDSHLGHVFDDGPKDRGGLRYCINSLAIRFIHYDDMDKEGYGDLKSAVK; via the coding sequence ATGAAAAAAAATATACTCATGCTGGCTGCGGTCATACTCGGCTCAGGCTTTTTTGGCGTAAGCGCCCAAGCAACTGAACCCCTAAAAGATGCCTATTTCGCAGGTGGCTGTTTCTGGGGTGTGGAAGAATATTTTTCGCGTATTCCGGGTGTGCTTGACGTCACATCCGGCTACGCCAACGGGAATACTGAAAAACCAACTTACAGGGAAGTCTGCTCGGGAAAAACCGGCTATGCCGAGGCCGTGCACGTCAGCTACGACCCGGCCAAAGTAAGCCTGGAAACATTGACCAAGCAGTTTTTCAAGATCATCAACCCCATCAGTGTGAACAAGCAGGGCAACGACCTGGGCAGCCAGTACCGAACCGGCCTGTATTACGCCGATGAAGCCGACAAGCCGGTTCTGGAAAAGGTCTGGAAAGAGATACAGGGCAAATATTCGCAGCCTCTGGCTGTGGAGCTTCTACCCCTGAAAAATTACTATCCGGCCGAGGAATACCATCAGGATTACCTGAAAAAGAACCCAGGCGGCTATTGCCATATCAGCTTTGACAGTCTCAAAGATATTCCTGCAAGCGACAGAGACTCGCTGGACGCAAGCAACTACTCTAAGCCGCCGGCCGAAGAGCTGAAAAAGCTGCTCAGCCCGGAACAATACAATGTAACCCAGAAAAACGGCACTGAACGGGCCTTTTCAGGCCGGTATTTGGATAATGAAGAGCCGGGCATATATGTTGACGTGGTAACCGGCGAGCCCCTATTTTCTTCCGCCGACAAGTTTTACTCCCGCTGCGGCTGGCCCAGCTTCACCAAGCCCATCTCGCCGGTGGTGGTCACCGAGCACAAAGACAGAAGTTTCGGTATGCTGCGCACCGAAGTACGCAGCCGGGTCGGCGACTCGCATCTCGGCCATGTCTTCGACGACGGCCCGAAAGACCGTGGCGGTTTGCGCTATTGCATCAACAGTCTGGCGATACGGTTCATCCACTATGACGACATGGACAAAGAGGGGTACGGAGATTTGAAAAGCGCCGTGAAGTGA
- a CDS encoding HAMP domain-containing sensor histidine kinase produces the protein MRKNKPFRRLFTAYFVVITGITVVVFIFFGLHIIDRFFSYYVDKVHEETQHMLVMQVAMHYKMYGSWNGYDGSETGAAAKLSGDYFTITDLAGNTVYTSEKGVERCCANPNHKYTRVRLPITVDGKTVGELTAGYFSNHISSPEADAFRGGGIWLVVLSIICISVVGAAISMLFFYRLSKPIRQIAVAAKDISTGHLQTRIAIKGNVAEMHEIADSINTLGESLLNQEKFRQELIVSLSHELRTPLQILLSQLEAMLDGIYEADRERLEAMRAEVARTGELLNELEDRLIYENDAFDLNITQVNVSDLAHRVAIGHEGGFAQKKLDFIYNIEPDVIIEADSVRLAQVLINLLSNSIKYTQAGGASLSLKREGRNVVIEITDSGEGMDEETAKNIINRSSQAFKAVNSKGVGLYIAKLIVDKHGWALDIESHKGRGTTVRIIM, from the coding sequence ATGCGTAAAAACAAGCCATTCCGCAGACTCTTCACGGCCTATTTTGTGGTGATAACGGGCATCACCGTGGTTGTATTCATCTTTTTCGGCCTACATATCATCGACCGCTTCTTTTCCTATTACGTGGACAAGGTGCATGAAGAGACCCAGCACATGCTGGTCATGCAGGTGGCCATGCACTACAAGATGTATGGTAGTTGGAACGGCTATGACGGCAGCGAGACCGGGGCCGCAGCCAAACTCTCCGGCGATTATTTTACCATAACCGACCTGGCCGGAAACACTGTTTACACCAGTGAAAAAGGCGTGGAGCGCTGTTGCGCCAACCCCAACCACAAGTACACGCGGGTCAGGCTGCCCATAACGGTTGACGGCAAAACAGTTGGCGAACTTACGGCCGGCTATTTCAGCAACCACATCAGTTCACCCGAAGCCGATGCATTCCGGGGCGGCGGCATTTGGCTGGTGGTGCTTTCAATAATCTGCATCAGCGTGGTGGGCGCGGCCATCTCCATGCTGTTCTTTTACCGGCTCTCCAAGCCAATCCGGCAAATTGCCGTGGCGGCCAAGGATATTTCGACCGGGCACTTGCAAACCCGTATAGCCATCAAGGGCAATGTGGCCGAAATGCACGAGATCGCGGATTCCATCAACACCCTTGGCGAATCGCTGCTTAACCAGGAAAAATTCCGGCAGGAGCTAATCGTCAGCCTTTCGCACGAACTGCGCACGCCACTGCAAATTTTGCTTAGCCAGCTTGAAGCCATGCTCGACGGCATCTACGAGGCGGACAGGGAACGGCTTGAGGCAATGCGCGCCGAAGTTGCCCGCACCGGCGAGTTGCTTAACGAGCTTGAAGACCGCCTGATTTACGAAAACGACGCCTTTGATCTGAACATTACCCAGGTAAACGTTTCCGATCTGGCCCACAGGGTCGCCATCGGCCACGAGGGCGGCTTCGCGCAAAAAAAACTGGATTTTATCTACAATATTGAGCCGGACGTGATTATCGAGGCAGACTCGGTACGTCTGGCCCAGGTGCTGATTAACCTGCTTTCCAACTCCATCAAGTACACACAGGCTGGCGGGGCCAGCCTAAGCCTCAAACGCGAGGGCCGGAACGTCGTAATCGAAATAACTGACAGTGGCGAGGGCATGGATGAAGAAACGGCAAAGAATATCATCAACCGTTCCAGTCAGGCTTTCAAGGCGGTAAACAGCAAGGGCGTTGGCCTTTATATCGCCAAGCTCATCGTGGACAAACACGGCTGGGCGCTCGACATTGAGAGCCATAAAGGCCGAGGAACCACGGTCAGAATAATCATGTAA
- a CDS encoding IS481 family transposase, whose translation MNSHKNAKLTARGREEMIRRMSEKPAAAVAAGFGVSLRTARKWMSRYRQGGFENLADRSSRPKRCRGTLTEQDFGSILALRKERLTGDEIALRLGLCRSSVFRALRKLGCSRISSLEEKAPIQRYQWEKPGQMLHLDIKRLGKIDGVGHKKAGTRQVRRRHPGWEYLHVCVDDASRAAYTAVLPDETAESAIEFLWFAVAWYSAHGIKVERVLTDNGACYKSQKFRDACREFGIKHKRTRPYRPQTNGKAERFIRTALKEWAYAHTYTHSEKRTANLPVWTHRYNFVRPHTALGRKPPASRLNGG comes from the coding sequence GTGAACAGCCATAAGAATGCCAAATTGACTGCACGCGGTCGAGAGGAAATGATCCGGCGGATGAGCGAAAAGCCCGCAGCCGCAGTTGCGGCGGGTTTTGGTGTAAGCCTGCGTACCGCCAGAAAGTGGATGAGCCGCTACAGGCAGGGAGGCTTTGAGAATCTTGCGGACAGAAGTTCTCGCCCGAAGCGATGCCGGGGCACACTGACGGAACAAGATTTTGGTTCCATTTTGGCTTTGCGCAAAGAGCGCCTGACTGGTGATGAAATTGCGTTACGTCTTGGCCTTTGCCGCAGCAGCGTGTTCCGGGCCTTGCGTAAACTCGGCTGCTCCCGGATTTCATCTTTGGAGGAAAAAGCGCCCATCCAGCGTTACCAGTGGGAAAAGCCCGGGCAAATGCTGCATCTGGATATCAAGCGACTGGGCAAGATTGACGGCGTTGGCCACAAGAAAGCAGGAACACGGCAAGTCCGTCGCCGCCACCCAGGCTGGGAATACTTACACGTCTGCGTGGATGATGCGTCCAGGGCAGCGTATACAGCGGTGCTCCCGGATGAGACCGCGGAATCAGCGATAGAGTTTTTATGGTTTGCGGTAGCTTGGTATAGCGCCCACGGCATAAAAGTGGAACGAGTACTGACGGATAATGGAGCGTGTTATAAATCCCAAAAATTCCGGGATGCGTGCCGGGAGTTTGGCATAAAGCATAAACGGACCCGACCTTACCGGCCTCAAACCAATGGCAAGGCGGAACGCTTTATCAGGACGGCCTTGAAAGAGTGGGCATACGCACACACGTATACCCACTCAGAGAAAAGAACAGCGAACTTGCCGGTCTGGACGCATCGCTACAACTTTGTGCGTCCGCATACGGCTCTTGGCAGAAAACCTCCAGCCTCAAGGCTGAACGGAGGGTGA
- a CDS encoding response regulator transcription factor translates to MYNILVVEDELKIAQTVMDYLRREGYAVLHAATIAEALKLVSSDIDLIVLDLMLPDGQGEDLCAHVVGLYNTPVIMLTSKRSEQSRINGFASGADDYLAKPFSPRELVARVKAVLKRCRPMENVIHLGKNIAIYMDKHTVSKNETEIKLTPNEYKVLLCLASNSKAVVSRDKLVEYIDSPDAMDRIVDVHIAHLRQKLEDDPKKPEIIKTVHGQGYSLGVERHA, encoded by the coding sequence ATGTACAATATTTTGGTAGTGGAAGACGAACTGAAAATCGCCCAAACCGTGATGGACTACCTTCGCCGCGAGGGCTACGCGGTGCTCCACGCCGCGACCATCGCCGAGGCCTTGAAACTCGTCAGTTCCGATATCGACCTCATCGTACTCGACCTGATGCTGCCCGACGGCCAGGGTGAAGACCTTTGCGCACACGTGGTCGGCCTCTACAACACGCCTGTAATCATGCTCACCTCGAAACGTAGCGAGCAATCCAGAATCAACGGTTTCGCCTCTGGGGCCGACGACTACCTGGCCAAGCCTTTCAGCCCGCGTGAGCTGGTGGCCCGGGTAAAGGCCGTGCTCAAACGCTGTCGCCCGATGGAGAACGTCATCCACTTGGGCAAAAACATTGCAATCTACATGGATAAACATACGGTCAGCAAAAACGAGACGGAAATCAAGCTGACCCCCAATGAATACAAGGTGTTGCTCTGCCTTGCCAGCAACAGCAAAGCCGTGGTCAGCCGCGACAAACTGGTGGAATACATCGATTCGCCGGATGCCATGGATCGTATTGTGGATGTGCATATTGCGCACCTACGCCAGAAGCTTGAAGACGACCCAAAAAAGCCGGAGATTATCAAAACCGTTCACGGCCAGGGCTACAGCCTGGGGGTGGAGCGCCATGCGTAA
- a CDS encoding relaxase/mobilization nuclease domain-containing protein: MILKKLKRTNFEKPKATMIAALVDYIFAEKDEYGNDKLMYSGALNFITGTLAAQKNEMIALAEESVQSKMPIAHWVMSWQENELPSHEQIDEAAHIFLERMGLQEHQAFYTLHGNTGNYHVHIAVNRTNPYTMKTVQPHRGFDIEEGHRIAALITHKQGWASQEKARYRVNEKGEIVRNIK, translated from the coding sequence ATGATCCTGAAAAAGCTGAAGCGCACCAATTTTGAGAAGCCCAAGGCGACCATGATAGCCGCCCTGGTGGACTACATCTTTGCCGAAAAGGACGAATACGGCAACGACAAGCTGATGTATTCAGGAGCGTTGAACTTCATCACAGGGACTTTGGCGGCGCAAAAAAATGAAATGATTGCTCTTGCCGAGGAATCCGTACAAAGCAAAATGCCGATTGCCCACTGGGTTATGTCCTGGCAGGAAAACGAACTGCCGAGCCATGAACAGATTGACGAGGCCGCGCATATTTTTCTTGAACGCATGGGTTTACAGGAACATCAGGCGTTTTACACCCTGCACGGGAACACCGGCAATTATCATGTGCATATCGCCGTCAACCGGACAAACCCCTACACCATGAAAACGGTTCAGCCGCACCGGGGTTTTGACATTGAGGAAGGCCACAGGATAGCGGCCCTCATAACCCACAAGCAGGGCTGGGCAAGTCAGGAAAAAGCCCGTTATCGCGTCAACGAAAAAGGCGAGATAGTGCGCAATATAAAGTAG
- a CDS encoding DotG/IcmE/VirB10 family protein yields the protein MSDMTSLEKKRRLVVLALGIVIGLSVLVLAFSLFFAAEEPSSSARMSPAKSDRVSGQAGGIGSEEYNQKLREHDQRQASEALKSGESFVPTPVGDKKPVVVKKAETPPATPPVAPVRVAPVQPPRTDNAMLKRMQEDLATLDARLAAASTGQGQIVYQRDFSKEAEKTSVSDEGRTLATPEKSPVAPVAIRAGDLLYGIIDISVNSDVPSAVLATITSGKYCNARIMGTFQRHDERLVLAFNRIIPSDGEPVQIEAYAVDPGTSEASVASSVNTHFFSRWGGLIASAFLEGLGTAKRYSGSQSTIYGYNGETSDQMVWNTYSVGDQAWIAAGKVGEKAGKIFERGFDRPPTVRLESGTPVGILIVSVKGR from the coding sequence ATGAGCGACATGACAAGTCTGGAAAAGAAAAGACGCCTCGTGGTTCTGGCTCTTGGCATAGTGATAGGGCTTTCCGTCCTTGTCCTTGCCTTTTCCCTGTTCTTTGCTGCGGAAGAACCGTCCAGCTCAGCCCGCATGTCTCCTGCAAAATCGGATCGTGTCAGCGGGCAGGCCGGGGGGATTGGTTCCGAGGAGTACAATCAGAAGCTCCGGGAACATGATCAGCGTCAGGCCAGCGAGGCGCTCAAGAGCGGGGAAAGTTTTGTCCCGACGCCTGTGGGAGACAAAAAACCCGTGGTCGTGAAGAAGGCGGAAACGCCTCCTGCCACGCCCCCTGTTGCTCCTGTGCGCGTCGCGCCTGTCCAGCCCCCGCGCACGGATAACGCCATGCTCAAGCGTATGCAGGAAGATTTGGCGACGCTGGATGCCCGGCTGGCCGCAGCTTCGACAGGACAGGGACAAATCGTTTATCAGCGGGATTTTTCAAAGGAAGCAGAGAAAACTTCTGTGTCCGATGAAGGACGGACGCTGGCCACCCCGGAAAAGTCCCCCGTTGCTCCGGTGGCAATCCGGGCCGGAGATTTGCTGTACGGCATCATCGACATCAGCGTGAATTCCGATGTGCCGTCTGCCGTACTGGCAACCATTACCTCCGGCAAATACTGCAATGCCCGTATCATGGGCACGTTTCAGCGCCATGATGAACGCCTCGTACTGGCGTTCAACAGAATCATTCCTTCTGACGGTGAACCCGTCCAGATAGAAGCCTATGCGGTTGACCCCGGCACGTCCGAAGCGTCGGTGGCCAGTTCGGTTAATACCCATTTTTTCAGCCGCTGGGGCGGACTCATTGCATCGGCTTTTCTTGAGGGGCTGGGAACGGCCAAGCGCTACAGCGGCTCTCAGAGTACGATCTACGGCTACAACGGCGAAACCAGCGATCAGATGGTCTGGAATACCTACAGCGTGGGCGATCAGGCATGGATAGCTGCCGGGAAGGTTGGGGAAAAAGCCGGAAAAATCTTTGAAAGGGGCTTTGATCGTCCGCCGACTGTCCGCCTTGAGAGCGGAACGCCTGTTGGTATCCTCATCGTGAGTGTCAAGGGCAGGTGA
- a CDS encoding IS1595 family transposase, whose product MYERRSRLNYRQQAELIKFFVAGATARAAGEMAGVNRNTATSYFMRLRRLIASHLPSYRLSGEIEADESYFGGVRKGKRGRGAAGKIAVFGLLKRNGRVYTAIIPDARTETLLPIIKEQVEPDSIVYTDTFSAYNALDINGFHHRINHSQKFAEQHNHINGIENFWNQAKRHLRRFNGIKPEHFYWFLKECEWRFNGGNHKQLLTQLTYWVKQAKH is encoded by the coding sequence ATGTATGAAAGACGCAGCAGACTAAATTATCGGCAACAGGCCGAACTCATAAAATTTTTTGTGGCTGGTGCCACGGCAAGGGCTGCCGGAGAAATGGCAGGAGTAAACCGTAACACAGCCACATCCTATTTCATGCGTTTGCGACGTCTCATTGCTTCGCATCTCCCCAGTTATCGACTGTCCGGTGAAATAGAAGCCGATGAAAGTTACTTTGGAGGTGTAAGAAAAGGTAAAAGAGGACGGGGAGCTGCCGGAAAAATAGCTGTTTTTGGTTTACTGAAGAGAAACGGCAGAGTTTACACGGCAATCATTCCTGATGCCCGCACTGAAACACTTCTCCCCATCATCAAAGAACAGGTGGAACCCGACAGTATAGTCTATACGGATACATTTTCAGCTTACAATGCCCTGGATATCAACGGATTCCATCATCGCATCAATCATTCCCAGAAGTTTGCGGAACAGCATAATCATATCAATGGAATAGAAAATTTTTGGAATCAGGCCAAAAGGCACTTGCGTCGCTTTAACGGTATCAAGCCTGAACACTTTTACTGGTTCCTCAAGGAATGCGAATGGCGTTTCAATGGAGGCAATCATAAACAGCTCCTAACTCAGCTAACTTATTGGGTAAAACAAGCAAAACATTAG
- a CDS encoding plasmid mobilization protein, protein MKAKDKTLARFQCRRTLRLTGEEDARLSGQAAIAGISVSEYMRRLFFGGRPLVAKTDGQTIRELRRLGGLLKYNFEAVREKGGRNELAELSATLNAIRAVIERLSER, encoded by the coding sequence ATGAAAGCAAAAGACAAGACCCTCGCGCGTTTTCAGTGCCGCCGGACGCTCAGGCTTACCGGCGAGGAGGACGCGCGTTTGAGCGGACAGGCGGCAATCGCCGGAATCTCCGTTTCCGAATACATGCGCCGCCTGTTCTTTGGGGGCAGACCGCTTGTCGCCAAGACGGACGGCCAGACCATCCGGGAGTTGCGGCGACTTGGCGGCTTGCTCAAATACAATTTTGAAGCGGTCAGGGAAAAAGGCGGGAGGAATGAGCTTGCGGAATTGAGCGCGACCCTGAACGCCATACGGGCGGTCATTGAGAGATTGAGCGAAAGATAA
- a CDS encoding cytochrome c biogenesis protein/redoxin, translating to MEMLTMGFVATVFAAGLLSFFSPCVLPILPVYFGYLSGGVNSAQEQDNTSLFKAFAFVAGLAASFFILGFGAGALGGLISNRWFFMACGAIIIAFGLHQTGLISIPLLEREKKLDVAFNPRKGLIGAFALGFLFSFGWTPCVGPVLGAVLGISSQQGSALTGGGLLLVYAFGLSLPFAVLALGSRSLFGRIKGIYPHFPKIKIAGGILIILMGCWMIWGQITLLRAGQNEPVSNSERHPARMQALNAAPASLDDFRGKAVCIKFWATWCPLCLAGLEDFAALSAEYAGSEDIAVISVVAPGLNGEVGKDDFTAWAKAQGLSFPIYFDENGALTKEFGIRAYPTFVYLGKDGRLFKQSVGDESNERVIKELSNLGAQER from the coding sequence ATGGAAATGCTCACAATGGGATTTGTAGCCACGGTGTTTGCCGCTGGCCTTCTATCTTTCTTCTCGCCATGCGTGCTTCCGATCTTGCCGGTGTATTTCGGCTATCTTTCCGGAGGCGTTAACTCCGCACAGGAGCAAGACAACACCAGCCTTTTTAAAGCGTTTGCCTTTGTTGCGGGCCTGGCCGCTTCCTTTTTCATTCTTGGTTTCGGAGCCGGAGCTTTGGGCGGGCTCATAAGCAACAGATGGTTCTTTATGGCTTGCGGTGCAATAATCATCGCCTTCGGACTGCATCAGACCGGATTGATCAGCATCCCCCTGCTTGAACGGGAAAAAAAGCTGGATGTGGCTTTCAATCCACGCAAAGGTTTGATCGGCGCGTTTGCCCTCGGCTTTCTTTTCTCTTTCGGCTGGACGCCCTGCGTAGGGCCGGTGCTGGGGGCAGTGCTCGGCATTTCCTCACAGCAAGGCAGCGCCCTTACCGGTGGCGGGCTGCTTTTGGTCTATGCTTTCGGCCTGAGCCTGCCCTTTGCCGTGCTGGCCCTTGGCTCAAGGAGTCTGTTTGGGCGCATCAAAGGCATATATCCGCATTTTCCCAAAATAAAAATTGCCGGGGGTATCCTGATCATCCTTATGGGTTGCTGGATGATTTGGGGGCAAATCACGTTGCTGAGGGCCGGGCAGAATGAGCCAGTCTCAAACTCTGAAAGGCATCCCGCCCGCATGCAGGCCCTTAACGCCGCCCCGGCCAGCCTGGACGATTTCCGGGGCAAGGCTGTGTGTATAAAGTTCTGGGCTACCTGGTGCCCGCTCTGCTTGGCCGGTCTCGAGGATTTTGCGGCATTATCCGCCGAGTATGCCGGCTCAGAAGATATAGCCGTTATCTCCGTGGTCGCTCCCGGCCTGAACGGCGAGGTAGGCAAGGATGATTTCACTGCCTGGGCCAAGGCGCAGGGCCTGTCTTTCCCGATTTATTTCGATGAGAACGGCGCTTTAACCAAGGAATTCGGAATCAGAGCCTACCCTACTTTCGTCTATCTGGGAAAGGACGGCAGGCTGTTCAAACAAAGCGTCGGAGACGAATCCAACGAGCGCGTCATTAAGGAACTTTCAAACCTCGGCGCGCAAGAGAGGTGA
- a CDS encoding type II toxin-antitoxin system RelB/DinJ family antitoxin — MPANDYVRARIDPSIKNEAAAVLAGMGLTVSDACRMMLTKIAKEKCLPFGTEVPNELTCRTLEEVDRGENLHRAKDADDLFRQLGI, encoded by the coding sequence ATGCCTGCCAATGATTATGTTCGTGCTCGTATCGATCCATCTATTAAGAATGAGGCTGCTGCAGTGCTGGCGGGGATGGGCCTGACGGTTTCCGACGCCTGTCGTATGATGCTGACCAAGATTGCCAAGGAAAAGTGCCTGCCTTTCGGGACGGAAGTCCCCAATGAATTGACTTGCAGAACGCTGGAAGAAGTTGACAGAGGTGAAAATCTGCACCGCGCCAAGGATGCAGACGATCTTTTTCGTCAGCTGGGTATTTAA